A portion of the Bacillus thuringiensis genome contains these proteins:
- a CDS encoding DUF2627 domain-containing protein, whose product MQRYVALLLALIPISLAVFGIKLMRDTVFGILFPPISILWLQFLIGALCFGLGFYIFGGFVVHRDRKRNKVQARFRR is encoded by the coding sequence ATGCAGCGTTACGTTGCTCTACTATTAGCACTCATCCCTATTTCATTAGCTGTGTTTGGTATAAAGTTAATGAGAGATACTGTATTCGGGATTCTATTTCCACCAATCTCTATACTGTGGTTACAATTTTTAATCGGCGCTCTCTGCTTCGGGCTCGGGTTTTATATCTTTGGTGGCTTCGTCGTACACCGAGATCGCAAACGAAATAAAGTACAAGCTCGCTTCAGAAGATAG
- a CDS encoding glycerophosphodiester phosphodiesterase: MTLIFAHRGAAGTYPENTMISFEAAESSRADGIELDVQLTKDGKVVVIHDETVDRTTNGKGAVRNYVYEDLCKLDASYKFSDKVGFCKIPLLEEVLEWLERTSLLLNIELKNNKIPYRGLEEEVITLVRKFSLEDRVIFSSFNHYSMKRCHMMAPDIQTAILYREGLHSPWAYAKKMGATAVHPNYRYLQDAIAELTMESGVEVRPYTINEETLMRKYFDMNISAIITDYPETARTLLPIKK; encoded by the coding sequence ATGACTCTTATATTTGCACATCGTGGTGCGGCTGGAACGTACCCAGAAAATACAATGATTTCGTTTGAAGCGGCTGAGTCTTCTAGAGCGGATGGAATTGAACTTGATGTTCAATTAACGAAAGATGGAAAAGTTGTCGTCATTCATGATGAAACAGTGGACCGGACAACAAATGGAAAAGGTGCGGTTCGGAATTATGTATATGAGGATTTATGTAAGTTAGATGCAAGTTATAAATTTAGTGATAAAGTAGGTTTTTGCAAAATACCACTTTTAGAAGAGGTATTAGAATGGCTTGAACGAACGAGTTTGCTACTTAATATTGAACTTAAAAATAATAAAATTCCATACAGAGGTTTAGAGGAAGAAGTAATAACGCTTGTACGGAAATTTAGTTTAGAGGATCGCGTTATATTTTCTTCGTTTAATCACTACAGTATGAAACGGTGCCATATGATGGCTCCTGATATTCAAACAGCTATTTTATATCGCGAAGGTTTGCATAGTCCGTGGGCATACGCGAAAAAAATGGGAGCTACAGCAGTACATCCGAATTATCGTTATCTTCAAGATGCTATTGCTGAACTAACGATGGAAAGTGGTGTAGAGGTTCGCCCTTATACAATTAATGAAGAAACGCTTATGCGTAAATATTTTGATATGAATATATCGGCGATTATTACTGATTACCCTGAAACGGCAAGAACGTTATTGCCGATAAAAAAATGA
- a CDS encoding YycC family protein, whose translation MRPLQISPDTAVRLSKALGVPLEQLMHMPQHILIQKLVELEKQNKDEE comes from the coding sequence ATGAGACCATTACAAATTTCTCCAGATACTGCAGTCCGCTTATCAAAAGCACTAGGTGTTCCACTTGAACAACTCATGCATATGCCGCAGCACATTTTAATTCAAAAGCTAGTTGAATTAGAAAAACAAAATAAAGACGAAGAATAA
- a CDS encoding PRK06770 family protein yields MKNKILTWLGIVAAMGVLAVAVTFGMLELADNPADKEVSAQIDKKEDQTIVGREVDGVFVDVYVTENSTESEVITAMHHMTHQKVVAERKSGSIPMVQNNAKKLKEIINKSSFAKKNELLAIADRWVKKDFSKIVEDHNYFSDAQEDSVCKATRAMDALEEQHYILTTFGEEKAKELYESGDAPHVQ; encoded by the coding sequence ATGAAAAATAAAATTTTAACTTGGTTAGGAATAGTAGCAGCTATGGGAGTTCTTGCTGTAGCAGTTACATTTGGAATGTTAGAACTTGCCGATAATCCAGCTGATAAAGAGGTGAGTGCTCAAATAGACAAAAAAGAAGACCAAACGATAGTAGGTAGAGAGGTAGATGGAGTCTTTGTTGATGTGTATGTTACTGAAAATTCTACTGAAAGCGAAGTCATTACAGCGATGCATCACATGACTCATCAAAAAGTGGTGGCAGAACGAAAATCGGGCTCTATCCCAATGGTTCAAAATAATGCTAAAAAATTAAAAGAAATCATAAATAAGAGTAGCTTTGCGAAGAAAAATGAGCTATTAGCAATTGCTGATAGATGGGTGAAAAAAGATTTTAGTAAAATTGTAGAAGATCACAATTATTTCTCGGATGCTCAAGAAGATAGCGTTTGTAAAGCAACTAGAGCAATGGATGCGTTAGAAGAGCAACATTATATTTTAACTACATTCGGGGAGGAAAAGGCGAAAGAACTATACGAATCAGGGGATGCTCCGCACGTTCAATAA
- the spo0A gene encoding sporulation transcription factor Spo0A, giving the protein MEKIKVCLVDDNKELVSMLESYVAAQDDMEVIGIAYNGQECLNLLTDKQPDVLVLDIIMPHLDGLAVLEKMRHIERLRQPSVIMLTAFGQEDVTKKAVDLGASYFILKPFDMENLTSHIRQVSGKANAMIKRPLPSFRSATTVDGKPKNLDASITSIIHEIGVPAHIKGYMYLREAISMVYNDIELLGSITKVLYPDIAKKYNTTASRVERAIRHAIEVAWSRGNIDSISSLFGYTVSMSKAKPTNSEFIAMVADKLRLEHKAS; this is encoded by the coding sequence GTGGAGAAAATTAAAGTATGTCTTGTGGATGATAATAAAGAACTAGTATCAATGTTAGAGAGCTATGTAGCCGCTCAAGATGATATGGAAGTAATCGGTATTGCTTATAATGGTCAAGAGTGTTTAAACTTATTAACAGATAAGCAACCTGATGTACTCGTTTTAGACATTATTATGCCACATTTAGATGGGTTAGCTGTATTGGAAAAAATGCGACATATTGAAAGGTTAAGACAGCCTAGCGTAATTATGTTGACAGCATTTGGGCAAGAAGATGTGACGAAAAAAGCAGTTGACTTAGGTGCCTCATATTTCATATTAAAACCATTTGATATGGAGAATTTAACGAGTCATATTCGTCAAGTGAGTGGTAAAGCAAACGCTATGATTAAACGTCCACTACCATCATTCCGATCAGCAACAACAGTAGATGGAAAACCGAAAAACTTAGATGCGAGTATTACGAGTATCATTCATGAAATTGGTGTACCCGCTCATATTAAAGGATATATGTATTTACGAGAAGCAATCTCCATGGTATACAACGATATCGAATTATTAGGATCGATTACGAAAGTATTGTATCCAGATATCGCAAAGAAATATAATACCACAGCAAGCCGTGTGGAGCGCGCAATTCGTCACGCGATTGAAGTAGCGTGGAGCCGTGGTAATATTGATTCTATTTCATCCTTATTTGGCTATACAGTATCCATGTCAAAAGCAAAACCTACGAACTCTGAGTTTATCGCAATGGTTGCGGATAAACTGAGACTTGAACATAAAGCTAGCTGA
- the spoIVB gene encoding SpoIVB peptidase, whose amino-acid sequence MNKLKLEKFRKIIGLCLLVSLVFIGCFKPLRTFISSPKQLVVFEGQQSEISSLPVFKASSTNRHVFTVSSNEQKQGLMVNSHQNGEADMVFQLAGFPVKKVNVKVLKDFKVIPGGQSIGVKLNTKGVLVVGHHLIQTEKGKISPGETAGVQIGDMITEINGKTIERMSDVAPFIHNSGETGEPLNLVLLRDGKYIRTKLTPQKDNGESSYRIGLYIRDSAAGIGTMTFVHPDSMKYGALGHVISDNDTKKPIQVEDGQIMRSTVTSIERGSHGNPGEKLARFSPDREVIGNITINSPYGIFGKLNTNMKNGIMDKAMPIALSHQVKEGPAKILTVIDQDKVEAFDIEVVSTVQQKFPATKGMVIKVTDKRLLAKTGGIVQGMSGSPIVQNGKVIGAVTHVFVNDPTSGYGVHIEWMLHQAGINIYDQEKKAS is encoded by the coding sequence GTGAACAAGTTGAAATTAGAAAAATTTCGAAAAATAATAGGTCTTTGTCTCCTTGTTTCTTTAGTTTTTATTGGATGTTTTAAACCGCTTCGAACGTTTATTTCATCACCGAAACAACTTGTTGTTTTTGAGGGACAACAATCAGAAATATCATCATTACCAGTTTTCAAAGCTTCATCCACAAATCGTCATGTGTTTACAGTGAGTTCGAATGAACAAAAACAAGGACTTATGGTAAATTCTCATCAAAATGGTGAAGCTGATATGGTATTTCAGCTTGCTGGTTTTCCAGTGAAAAAAGTAAATGTGAAAGTGTTAAAAGATTTTAAGGTGATTCCAGGTGGACAATCAATTGGTGTGAAATTAAATACAAAAGGTGTACTTGTTGTAGGCCATCATTTAATTCAAACTGAAAAAGGTAAAATATCTCCTGGTGAAACAGCAGGTGTACAAATTGGAGATATGATTACTGAAATTAATGGTAAAACAATTGAAAGAATGAGTGATGTAGCACCGTTTATTCATAATAGTGGAGAAACAGGTGAACCGCTTAATCTTGTATTGTTAAGAGATGGAAAATATATTCGCACGAAACTAACGCCACAAAAAGACAACGGTGAGTCGTCTTATCGAATTGGCTTGTATATTCGTGATTCGGCAGCTGGAATTGGAACAATGACATTTGTTCATCCGGATTCTATGAAATACGGGGCGCTTGGTCATGTTATTTCTGATAATGATACAAAAAAGCCGATTCAAGTCGAAGATGGACAAATTATGCGCTCGACAGTTACATCAATTGAAAGAGGTAGTCATGGGAATCCAGGGGAGAAATTAGCAAGATTCTCACCTGATCGTGAAGTGATTGGCAATATTACAATTAATAGTCCATATGGTATTTTTGGAAAATTAAATACAAATATGAAAAACGGTATAATGGATAAAGCAATGCCTATCGCATTATCTCATCAAGTAAAAGAAGGGCCGGCAAAAATATTAACAGTTATTGATCAAGATAAAGTAGAAGCGTTTGATATTGAAGTTGTTAGTACAGTGCAGCAAAAATTTCCAGCCACAAAGGGTATGGTCATAAAAGTAACAGATAAGCGCCTATTAGCGAAAACGGGCGGTATCGTACAAGGAATGAGTGGAAGTCCAATTGTACAAAATGGAAAAGTGATTGGTGCTGTTACACATGTATTTGTAAATGATCCAACATCAGGATATGGTGTTCATATTGAATGGATGTTACATCAAGCTGGAATTAATATTTATGATCAAGAGAAAAAAGCGAGCTAA
- the recN gene encoding DNA repair protein RecN: protein MLSELSIRNFAIIEALNISFQKGLTVLSGETGAGKSIIIDAISLLVGGRGSAEFVRYGTEKAEIEGLFYVEDEKHPCIEKAEELDIEIEDGMIILKRDIAANGKSVCRVNGKLVTLSILKEIGKTLVDIHGQHETQDLMNEERHLFMLDHFDGDRIVKQLDIYQNVYADYEKLKKQLKSLSENEQQMAHRLDLIQFQHEEIRKADLKMDEENELTEERLQISNFEKIYKALGDAYRSLSADGQGLDNVRSAMGQMESITHLDEMYQENHDSIANSYYLLEEVAYQLREKLDMMEYDPNRLDEIETRLNEIRMLKRKYGNTVEEILAYADKIEQEIFTIENKDVHIETTKKQLKELESVILKEATLLSNMRHELAEHLTNAIHQELKELYMEKTKFEVRIMKREGNAEEPLVEGAPVRLTADGYDHVEFYISTNPGEPLKPLSKVASGGELSRIILALKSIFSKHQGVASVIFDEVDTGVSGRVAQAIAEKIYRVSVNSQVLCITHLPQVASMADSHLFIRKQVANDRTITSVTVLTMEDKVTEIARMISGVEITDLTTEHAKELLTQAHHFKQTAEAIQ, encoded by the coding sequence TTGTTATCGGAATTATCGATTAGAAACTTTGCTATTATTGAAGCATTAAATATTTCTTTTCAAAAAGGTTTAACGGTTTTAAGCGGTGAAACAGGGGCCGGAAAATCGATTATTATTGATGCAATTAGTTTACTTGTAGGTGGCCGTGGGTCAGCAGAGTTTGTTCGATATGGAACAGAAAAGGCTGAGATTGAAGGGCTGTTTTATGTTGAAGATGAGAAGCATCCATGTATTGAAAAGGCAGAAGAGTTAGATATAGAAATAGAAGATGGCATGATTATTTTGAAGCGTGATATTGCTGCGAACGGGAAGAGTGTATGTCGTGTAAATGGGAAGCTTGTTACACTTAGCATATTAAAAGAAATTGGGAAAACACTTGTTGATATTCATGGACAGCATGAAACGCAAGATTTAATGAATGAAGAACGACATCTGTTTATGCTTGATCACTTTGATGGGGATCGAATCGTTAAACAACTAGACATATATCAAAATGTATACGCTGACTATGAAAAATTAAAAAAACAATTAAAATCGTTAAGTGAAAATGAACAACAAATGGCACATCGCTTAGATTTAATTCAATTTCAGCATGAAGAAATTCGCAAAGCTGATTTAAAGATGGATGAAGAAAATGAATTAACTGAGGAACGATTGCAAATTTCTAATTTTGAAAAGATTTATAAAGCATTAGGTGATGCATATCGTTCGTTAAGTGCTGACGGACAAGGATTAGATAATGTAAGAAGCGCAATGGGACAAATGGAAAGTATTACACATTTAGATGAAATGTATCAAGAGAATCATGATTCAATTGCAAATAGCTATTACTTGTTAGAAGAGGTTGCATATCAACTGAGAGAAAAGCTCGATATGATGGAATATGATCCAAATCGTTTAGATGAAATCGAAACACGTTTGAATGAAATTCGTATGCTGAAGAGAAAATATGGAAATACTGTAGAAGAGATTTTAGCGTATGCTGATAAAATTGAACAGGAAATTTTTACGATTGAAAATAAAGACGTTCATATTGAAACGACGAAGAAACAGTTGAAGGAATTAGAAAGTGTTATTCTGAAAGAAGCAACGTTGTTAAGTAATATGCGTCATGAGCTTGCAGAACATCTTACAAATGCAATTCATCAGGAATTAAAAGAATTATATATGGAAAAAACGAAATTTGAAGTGAGAATTATGAAGAGAGAAGGAAATGCAGAAGAGCCCCTTGTGGAAGGTGCACCGGTAAGACTTACGGCGGATGGTTACGATCATGTGGAATTTTATATTTCAACGAACCCAGGAGAGCCGTTAAAACCACTTTCAAAGGTTGCTTCTGGCGGAGAGTTATCTCGTATCATTTTAGCTTTAAAAAGCATTTTTTCTAAGCATCAAGGGGTTGCATCTGTTATTTTTGATGAAGTGGATACGGGTGTAAGTGGCCGGGTTGCACAGGCTATTGCGGAAAAAATTTATCGAGTATCAGTAAACTCGCAAGTACTTTGTATTACGCACTTACCTCAAGTAGCTTCAATGGCGGATTCGCATTTATTTATTCGAAAACAAGTAGCGAATGATCGGACAATTACATCAGTTACTGTTTTAACTATGGAGGATAAAGTAACAGAAATAGCTCGAATGATTTCTGGTGTGGAAATTACAGATTTAACGACAGAGCATGCGAAAGAATTACTTACGCAAGCGCATCATTTTAAACAGACAGCAGAGGCTATCCAGTAA
- the argR gene encoding arginine repressor ArgR, with product MNKGQRHIKIREIIANKEIETQDELVDILRNEGFNVTQATVSRDIKELHLVKVPLHDGRYKYSLPADQRFNPLQKLKRNLVDSFVKLDTAGHMLVLKTLPGNAHSLGALIDHLEWDEIIGTICGDDTCLIICRTPDDTGVVSDRFLNML from the coding sequence ATGAATAAAGGTCAGCGCCATATTAAAATCAGGGAAATTATTGCAAACAAAGAAATTGAAACACAAGATGAATTAGTTGATATTTTACGTAATGAGGGATTTAATGTAACGCAAGCAACAGTATCGCGCGATATTAAAGAACTGCACTTAGTGAAGGTGCCATTACATGATGGGCGCTATAAATATAGCTTGCCAGCCGATCAACGATTTAACCCGTTACAAAAATTAAAACGAAATCTAGTGGATTCATTTGTAAAATTAGACACGGCAGGACATATGCTTGTGCTAAAAACATTGCCTGGTAACGCTCATTCACTTGGAGCACTTATTGATCATTTAGAGTGGGATGAGATCATCGGAACCATCTGTGGTGATGATACTTGCTTAATTATTTGCCGTACACCTGACGATACAGGTGTTGTCTCTGATCGTTTCTTAAATATGTTGTAA
- a CDS encoding TlyA family RNA methyltransferase produces MSVKKERVDVLLVERGLIETREKAKRAVMAGLVYANEMRLDKPGEKISQDTEITVKGQVMPYVSRGGYKLEKALETFHLDLQDKVMIDIGSSTGGFTDCALQNGAKLSYALDVGYNQLAWKLRQDERVVVMERTNFRYVTPADLERGLPQFASIDVSFISLKLILPVLKTMLMPNGDVAALIKPQFEAGREQVGKKGIVRDRKVHEAVVEMIVDFALKEGYDVEGLTFSPITGGDGNIEFLIHLKWHGERENGENHSPISIEQVVTEAHDVLKQKGKGE; encoded by the coding sequence ATGAGCGTAAAAAAAGAAAGAGTAGATGTACTATTAGTAGAGCGAGGACTTATAGAAACGCGTGAGAAAGCAAAGCGCGCCGTTATGGCCGGACTCGTATATGCAAATGAAATGAGACTTGATAAGCCAGGAGAGAAAATCTCGCAAGATACTGAGATTACGGTGAAGGGGCAAGTTATGCCGTATGTAAGTCGTGGTGGTTATAAACTTGAAAAGGCATTAGAGACATTTCATCTTGATTTACAAGATAAAGTTATGATAGATATTGGTTCATCAACTGGTGGCTTTACAGATTGCGCACTTCAAAATGGAGCGAAATTATCTTATGCATTAGATGTAGGATACAATCAACTAGCGTGGAAATTACGTCAAGATGAGCGTGTTGTTGTAATGGAACGAACAAACTTCCGTTACGTGACACCAGCAGACTTAGAACGTGGTTTACCTCAATTTGCAAGTATTGATGTTTCATTTATATCATTAAAGCTTATACTGCCGGTTTTAAAAACAATGCTTATGCCTAACGGAGATGTAGCAGCATTAATTAAACCGCAGTTTGAAGCTGGAAGAGAGCAAGTTGGGAAAAAAGGTATCGTTCGTGATAGAAAAGTACATGAAGCTGTTGTGGAAATGATTGTCGATTTTGCTTTAAAAGAGGGCTATGATGTGGAAGGTTTAACATTCTCACCAATTACGGGTGGGGATGGTAATATTGAATTTTTAATTCATCTGAAATGGCATGGTGAACGTGAGAATGGCGAAAATCATTCTCCGATTTCTATAGAGCAAGTTGTTACAGAAGCGCATGACGTTCTAAAACAAAAAGGGAAAGGGGAATAA
- the dxs gene encoding 1-deoxy-D-xylulose-5-phosphate synthase: MDLTQIQNPSFLKDMSISELEGLSEDIRKFLIEELSQTGGHIAPNLGVVELTIALHKLFDSPQDKFLWDVGHQSYVHKILTGRAKEFGTLRQYQGLCGFPKRCESEHDVWETGHSSTSLSAAMGMALARDLKKTKEYVIPIIGDGALTGGMALEALNHIGHEKTDMIVILNDNEMSIAPNVGALHNVLGRLRTAGKYHWVKDELEYILKKIPAVGGKVAATAEKIKDSLKYLLVSGVFFEELGFTYLGPVDGHDYEKLFETLQYAKKTKGPVLVHVITKKGKGYKPAESDVIGTWHGTGPYKIESGDFVKPKEVAPAWSAVVSETVLKLARADERIVAITPAMPVGSKLEKFQKEFPDRMIDVGIAEQHATTMAAGMATQGMKPFLAIYSTFLQRAYDQVVHDICRQNLNVFIGIDRSGLVGADGETHQGVFDISFLRHLPNMVLMMPKDENEGQHLVYTAMQYEDGPIALRYARGNGLGVPMDEELKAIPIGTWETLKEGTQAAILTFGTTIPMAMEAAERLEKAGVSVKVVNARFIKPMDEAYLHDLLGKNIPILTIEEACLIGGFGTGVVEFASENGYHSALVERMGIPDRFIEHGSVTKLLEEIGLTTDAVVDRIHTMIPSKQKRA; the protein is encoded by the coding sequence GTGGATCTAACGCAAATTCAAAACCCTAGTTTTTTGAAAGATATGTCTATCAGTGAACTAGAGGGATTGAGTGAGGATATTCGTAAGTTTTTAATTGAAGAGCTCTCTCAAACAGGTGGACATATTGCACCTAATTTAGGTGTAGTAGAACTCACAATTGCTCTGCATAAATTATTTGATAGCCCGCAAGATAAATTTTTATGGGATGTAGGACATCAATCCTATGTACATAAAATTTTAACTGGACGCGCGAAAGAGTTTGGTACATTAAGGCAATATCAAGGTCTATGTGGTTTTCCGAAACGTTGCGAAAGTGAGCACGATGTATGGGAAACTGGTCATAGCTCAACGTCGTTATCGGCTGCAATGGGAATGGCTCTGGCACGTGATTTAAAGAAAACGAAAGAATATGTTATACCAATTATTGGGGATGGTGCTTTAACAGGCGGAATGGCTTTAGAGGCATTGAACCATATTGGACATGAAAAAACAGACATGATTGTTATTTTGAATGATAATGAAATGTCGATTGCACCAAACGTTGGTGCGCTTCATAATGTACTCGGTCGTTTACGTACAGCAGGAAAATATCACTGGGTAAAAGATGAATTAGAGTATATATTAAAGAAAATCCCAGCAGTTGGTGGGAAAGTGGCTGCGACAGCAGAGAAAATAAAAGATAGTCTTAAATATTTACTAGTATCTGGTGTCTTTTTCGAAGAGTTAGGCTTTACATATTTAGGTCCAGTCGATGGGCATGATTATGAAAAGTTATTCGAAACGTTGCAATATGCAAAGAAAACAAAAGGTCCAGTACTTGTTCACGTTATTACGAAAAAAGGAAAAGGTTATAAACCGGCTGAGAGTGACGTTATTGGAACTTGGCATGGAACAGGACCTTATAAAATTGAATCAGGTGACTTCGTTAAGCCGAAAGAAGTTGCACCAGCATGGAGTGCTGTTGTTAGTGAAACAGTACTTAAGCTAGCGAGAGCGGATGAGCGTATCGTAGCAATTACACCTGCAATGCCTGTTGGATCAAAACTTGAGAAATTCCAAAAAGAATTCCCAGATCGTATGATTGATGTAGGTATTGCAGAGCAGCATGCTACAACAATGGCAGCAGGTATGGCAACGCAAGGAATGAAGCCATTCTTAGCAATTTATTCGACATTTTTACAAAGAGCATATGACCAAGTTGTTCATGATATATGCCGCCAAAACTTAAATGTTTTCATCGGAATAGATCGCTCGGGATTAGTAGGAGCAGATGGTGAAACGCATCAAGGTGTATTTGACATCTCATTCTTACGTCACTTGCCAAATATGGTGCTTATGATGCCGAAAGATGAAAATGAAGGGCAACATTTAGTTTATACGGCAATGCAATATGAAGATGGACCAATCGCACTGCGTTATGCGCGCGGTAATGGACTTGGCGTTCCTATGGATGAAGAATTAAAGGCGATTCCAATCGGTACGTGGGAGACGTTAAAAGAGGGTACACAAGCAGCTATTTTAACGTTTGGTACGACAATACCAATGGCAATGGAAGCCGCTGAGCGTCTTGAAAAAGCTGGAGTTTCAGTGAAAGTAGTGAATGCTCGCTTTATTAAACCAATGGATGAAGCATATTTACATGATCTTCTAGGAAAGAATATACCGATTTTAACGATTGAAGAAGCTTGTTTAATCGGTGGTTTTGGAACAGGAGTAGTTGAATTTGCATCTGAAAATGGTTACCATAGTGCATTAGTTGAACGAATGGGTATTCCAGACCGCTTCATAGAGCACGGAAGTGTAACAAAATTATTAGAAGAAATTGGTTTAACGACAGATGCTGTTGTAGACCGTATTCATACAATGATTCCATCAAAACAAAAAAGGGCGTAA
- the ispA gene encoding (2E,6E)-farnesyl diphosphate synthase yields MTIAFDTFLKESKTFVEEKLVSYANELQCPNVLREAMAYSLEAGGKRLRPLLLFATLQAFGKERNLGVGAACALEMIHTYSLVHDDLPCMDDDDLRRGKPTNHKVFGEAMAVLAGDGLLTYAFQVIMAYEQKEISAEKKVRLVLELAKAAGPEGMVGGQVADMEAEGKRLTIDELEYIHKHKTGKLLEFAVLAGAILSDATEEQEERLLTFAKYIGLAFQIRDDILDVEGTEEEIGKPIGSDLSNEKSTYTTLFTVDRAKDILEETIAEAKGAISSLQLQDEYLLSICDLIAKRNN; encoded by the coding sequence GTGACGATTGCTTTTGATACTTTTTTGAAGGAAAGTAAAACTTTCGTAGAAGAGAAACTTGTAAGCTATGCAAATGAATTACAATGTCCAAATGTACTTCGTGAAGCGATGGCATATTCTTTGGAAGCGGGTGGAAAACGTCTCCGCCCGTTACTTTTGTTTGCAACATTACAAGCGTTTGGGAAAGAAAGAAATCTTGGAGTAGGTGCAGCTTGTGCTCTTGAAATGATTCATACATATTCGTTAGTTCATGACGATTTACCTTGTATGGATGATGATGATTTAAGAAGAGGAAAGCCCACAAATCACAAAGTATTTGGTGAAGCGATGGCAGTTTTAGCAGGAGATGGCTTATTGACGTATGCTTTTCAAGTTATTATGGCATATGAACAAAAAGAAATTTCAGCCGAAAAAAAAGTAAGACTTGTACTTGAACTTGCAAAAGCAGCAGGACCAGAAGGAATGGTTGGCGGACAAGTGGCAGATATGGAAGCTGAAGGGAAACGCCTTACGATTGATGAATTGGAGTACATCCATAAACATAAGACCGGAAAACTGCTTGAATTTGCTGTACTTGCGGGTGCGATACTTTCTGATGCGACAGAAGAGCAAGAAGAAAGGTTGCTTACGTTTGCCAAATATATCGGTCTAGCTTTCCAAATTCGAGATGATATTTTAGATGTCGAAGGAACCGAAGAAGAGATTGGAAAACCGATTGGTAGCGATCTTTCTAATGAAAAGAGCACATATACGACGTTGTTTACTGTAGATAGAGCAAAGGATATTTTAGAAGAAACAATTGCAGAAGCAAAAGGTGCGATTAGCTCCTTGCAATTACAAGATGAATATTTACTATCTATTTGCGATTTGATTGCAAAACGTAATAACTAA
- the xseB gene encoding exodeoxyribonuclease VII small subunit — translation MENKLSFEEAISQLEHLVSKLEQGDVPLEEAISYFKEGMELSKLCDEKLKNVQEQMAVILGEDGELEPFTALGDEA, via the coding sequence ATGGAAAATAAATTAAGCTTTGAAGAGGCAATTTCGCAACTTGAGCATCTTGTTTCTAAGCTAGAACAAGGTGACGTACCTTTAGAAGAAGCGATTTCTTATTTTAAAGAGGGTATGGAATTATCTAAGCTTTGTGATGAGAAGTTGAAGAATGTACAAGAACAAATGGCAGTTATTCTTGGGGAAGATGGAGAGCTTGAACCGTTTACTGCTTTAGGAGATGAAGCATAG